The Microcella flavibacter DNA segment GCCGCGACCGGCCGCCCCGCGCTGCGCGGCGCGAAGGTCGTCGTCGCGGGCGGGCGCGGGCTCGGCAAGGAGGGCTTCGGCGTGGCCGAGCGGCTCGCCGACCGGCTCGGCGGCGCGGTGGGGGCTTCCCGCGCCGCCGTCGACGCCGGCTACGTCGAGGGCGCGGCGCAGGTCGGCCAGACCGGCACGACCGTGGCGCCCGACCTCTACATCGCGCTCGGCATCTCCGGCGCCATCCAGCACCGCGCGGGCATGCAGACGGCGAAGACGATCGTCGCGATCAACACCGATCGGGATGCCCCCATTTTCGACGTCGCCGATTTTGGGCTCGTCGGCGACGCCCTCGAGATCGTGCCGCAGCTCATCGCCGAGCTCGACGCGCGCGGGCGGTAGTCGCGATGTCCGGATCCTCGACCCGCCCCGCGCGCCCCGCCGCGACGCCCTCCGCCGCGGCCCGACCCGCCGCCCGGCCCTCCGGGCGCACCCCCGCGCGCCCCGGTGCCACCGGGCGCCTCCCGCGCCGCCTGCTCCTCGCGATCGGCCTCGCGCTGCTCGGGCTCGTGCTCGTCGTGCTGCTCGCCCGCTGGTTCCGCGAGACGCCGGCGGGGCTCGGGTTCCTCGCCGCGTACCCGGGCGAGTACGCGCTGCCGCAGGACGCGCCCGTGGGCATCCCGGCCTGGTTGGCCTGGCAGCACGGGCTCAACGCGTTCTTCCTGCTGCTCATCATCCGCACGGGTCTGCTCGTGCGCACGACGAACCGGCCCGCCGCGTACTGGACGCGCGCCAACTCGGGCCCGCTGAAGACGAAGAACCCGCCGAAGAGGATCAGCCTCGAGCTGTGGCTGCACCTCGCCGTCGACGTGCTGTTCGTGCTCAACGGCGTCGTCTACCTCGTGCTGCTCTTCACCACGGGGCAGTGGGTGCGCATCGTGCCGACCTCGTGGGAGGTCGTGCCGAACGCGGCGAGCGCCGCCCTGCAGTACGCCTCGCTGGTCTGGCCCACGGAGGACGGCTGGGTGAACTACAACAGCCTGCAGCAGCTGGCCTACTTCAGCGTCGTCTTCCTCGCCGCCCCGCTCGCGATCGTCACCGGCCTGCGCATGTCGGGCGCCTGGCCGCGCGACGCCGAGCGACTGAACCGCGCGTTCCCGATCGAGTGGGCGCGGGCGCTGCACTACCCCGTGATGCTCTTCTTCGCCGCGTTCATCGTCGTGCACGTCGCCCTCGTGCTCGCCACCGGCGCCCAGCGCAACCTCAACCACGTCTACGCGGCGCGGAACGACGGCTCGTGGCTCGGCCTCATCATCTTCGCCGTCACCCTCGCGCTCATGATCGGCGCGTGGTTCGCCGTGCGCCCGCTCGTCATCCGCCCGATCGCCGCCCTCACCGGAAAGGTCACGCGCTCCTGAGCGCGGTCACGCCCATGCTCTCTCCCACCCCGAAAGACACCTCCATGCACAGCCTCACCGAGGAGCAGACCGACCTCGTCGAGATGGTGCGCGACTACGCCCGCACCGCCCTCGCCCCGCACGCGCTCGAGTGGGATCGCGACCACTTCTTCCCCGTCGAGACCATCAAGCAGGCCGGCGAGCTCGGCTTCGGCGGCATCTACGTCGCCGAGGAGCGCGGCGGCGCGGGCCTCACCCGCAGCGACGCCGCGCTCATCTTCGAGGAGCTCGCGCAGGGCGACGTCACCATCGCCGCCTACATCTCCATCCACAACATGGTGGCGTGGATGATCGACGCCTACGGCGATGCCTCCCAGCAGGCGCGCTGGGTGCCGGCGCTCGCGAGCATGCAGCACCTGGGCAGCTACTGCCTCACCGAGCCCGACGCCGGATCCGACGCCGCCGCCCTCGCGACCCGCGCCGTGCGCGACGGGGACGACTACGTCTTGACGGGCACCAAGCAGTTCATCTCCGGCGCCGGCGCCACCGATGTGCTCGTCGTCATGGCCCGCACCGGAGCGGCCGGCCCGAGCGGCATCACCGCCTTCATCGTGGATGCTCACGCCGACGGCATCCACTACGGCGAGCTCGAGCGCAAGATGGGCTGGAACGCCCAGCCGACGCGCGCCGTCACCTTCGACGGCGTGCGCGTTCCCGCGGTCGACCGGCTCGGCGCCGAGGGCGAGGGCTTCGGCATCGCGATGAGCGCCCTCAACGGCGGGCGGCTCAACATCGCGGCGTGCTCCATCGGCGGGGCGCAGTGGGCGCTCGACCGCGCGGCGAAGCACATCACCGAGCGACGCGCGTTCGGGGCGCCGCTCTCGCAGCAGCAGTCGCTCGTCTTCACGATCGCCGACATGGAGACCGAGCTGCAGGCCGCGCGCCTGCTGCTGCGGTCGGCGGCGCACTCGCTCGACACCGGGCACCCCGACCTCATCGCCCACTGCGCGATGGCGAAGCGCTTCGCCACCGACATCGCCTTCACGGCGGCGAACGCGGCGCTGCAGCTGCACGGCGGCTACGGCTACCTCGCCGAGTACGGTATCGAGAAGGTGGTGCGCGACCTCCGCGTGCACCAGATCCTCGAGGGGTCGAACGAGATCATGAAGCTCATCATCGGCCGCAGCGTGCTGGGACGGGTCGCGTGAGCGAGCCGGAGGTGCTCATCGAGCGCCGCGGCGCCCTCGGCCTCATCGCCCTCAACCGGCCGCGCGCGCTCAACGCGCTCACCCACGACATGGTGCTCGAGATCCGGGCCGCGCTCGACGTCTGGGCGGGCCACGACGAGGTGCGCACGGTCGCCCTGCGCGGCGCGGGCGAGAAGGCCTTCTGCGCGGGCGGCGACATCGTCGGCCTGCACCGCGAGGCGACGAGCGGCGACGGCCGCGCGGCGGCGGCCTTCTGGCGCGACGAGTACCGCCTCAACGCCCTCATCGCCTCCTACCCGAAGCCCATCGTGGCGCTCATGCACGGCATCGTGCTCGGCGGCGGGGTCGGGCTCTCGGCGCACGCCTCGCACCGCGTCGTCACCGCCTCGACCCGCATCGGGATGCCCGAGACGGGCATCGGCTTCATCCCCGACGTCGGCGGCACGTGGTTGCTGAGCCGCGCGCCCGGCGAGCTGGGCACGCACCTCGCGCTCACCGCCGGCAGCGTCGGAGCGGGCGACGCCCTCGCCCTCGGCCTCGCCGACGCGTACCTCGAGGCCGACCGACTCGACGCTCTCGTCGCGGCCCTCGAGTCGGAGCGCGCCGACGCCGCGGTCGCCCGCCTCTCCGGCCCCGCTCCCGCAGCGCCGCTGCTCGCCGAGCAGCCCTGGATCGACGCGGCCTATGCGGGCGACGACCCGCTGCGCGTGCTCGAGCGCCTCGATGCGGCCCCCGAGCCCGCGGCGCAGGAGGCGGCCGCCGCGATCCGTGCGAAATCGCCCACCTCGGTGGGGGTCACGCTCGCCGCGCTCCGCGCCGCCCGCGGGATGCCCGATCTCGAGCACGCGCTCGCCGCCGAGTTCCGCCTCGCCCTGCGCGCCCTGCTCGCGCCCGACTTCGCCGAGGGGGTGCGGGCGCAGGTCATCGACAAGGATCGCGCCCCGCGCTGGAGCCCGCCGACCCTGCAGTCGCTCGACCCCGCCGCCGCGCAGGCCGCGGCCGCCCCGCTCACGGCCGCCGAGCGCGAGCGCTTCGCCGTCGAGGAGTGGGTGGCGGCGTGAGCGGGCCGCACGCCGGCGCGCCGGCCCCCTCGCCCTTCACCGGCACCGTCGCCGTGATCGGCCTCGGCCACATGGGCGGGCCGATGGCGGCGAACCTCGCGGCCGCGGGCGTCGACGTCATCGGCTTCGACCTGGTGGGCTCGGCGCTCTCCGCCGCGAAGGAGGCGGGCATCCGCATCGCCGCCGCGGGCGAGGCCGCCGTGACGCAGGCCGACGTCGTCATCACGATGCTGCCCGCCGGTCGGCACGTGCTCGCCGCCTACGAGGGCGGGCTGCTCGCGGCGGCGCGCCCCGGAACCCTCTTCGTCGACTGCTCGACGATCGCGGTCGACGACGCGCGCGCCGCGGCGGCGCTCGCCGTCGCCGCGGGCCACCGGGCGCTCGACGCCCCCGTCTCGGGCGGCGTCGTCGGCGCCGAGAAGGGCACGCTCGCCTTCATGGTCGGCGGCGAGGCGGCCGACGTCGCGCAGGTGCTGCCGCTGCTCGAGATCATGGGCGGTCGCATCGTGCACTGCGGCGGCTCGGGCCTCGGGCAGGCGGCGAAGGTGTGCAACAACATGATCCTCGGGGTGAGCATGCTGGCCGTGAGCGAGGCCTTCGTGCTCGGCGAGCGCCTCGGCCTCGACCACCAGGCGCTGTTCGACGTGGCGGCGAACGCCTCCGGCCAGTGCTGGGCGCTGTCGACGAACTGCCCCGTGCCGGGCCCGGTGCCGACGAGCCCCGCGAACCGCGACTTCGCGCCCGGGTTCGCCGGCGCGCTCATGGCGAAGGATCTCGGACTCGCCGTCGACGCCCTCGACTCGACGGGCGTCCACGCCGAGGCCGGCCGCCTCGCCGCCGCCGCCTTCGCCCGCTTCGCCGAGGGGGAGGGCGCGGGTCTCGACTTCTCGGCCATCATCGACGACATCCGGATGCGCGGCGCGAGCCCCTCGCCGGCCGCGGCCGAGCATCCCGCCCCCGCCCCGCCCCCGACCGCAGGAGACCTCTCGTGACCGAGTACGCCACCATCCTCACCGAGCGGCGCGAGCGCGTCGGCATCATCACCTTGAACCGGGCCGACCGCCTCAACGCGCTGAACGAGCAGACGATGCACGACGTCGTGGCGGCGGCGGAGGCCTTCGACGCCGACGAGGGGGTCGGGGCGATCATCCTCACCGGGGCCGGGCGCGCCTTCGCCGCCGGCGCCGACATCACCGAGATGGCGGGCCTCGACCGCGCGGAGGCCGCCGCGCGCGACCTCTTCGCCGGCTGGGACCGCTTCGCCGCCGTGCGAACCCCCACGATCGCGGCGGTCAACGGCTTCGCCCTCGGCGGGGGCTGCGAGGTGGCGATGATGTGCGATCTGATCATCGCCTCGGAGGCGGCGTCGTTCGGTCAGCCCGAGATCGGGCTCGGCGTCATCCCCGGCATCGGCGGCACGCAGCGCCTCGTGCGGGCGATCGGCAAGGCGAAGGCGATGGACCTCGTGCTCACGGGCCGCCGCATCGACGCTTCCGAGGCCGAACGGTGGGGGCTCGTCTCGCGCGTCGTGCCGGCCGAGTCGCTCATGGACGAGGCGCTAACGATCGCCGCGCAGATCGCGGGCCGCTCGCTGCCCGCGCTCTACGACGCGACGGCGGCGATCGACGCGGCCTTCGAGGGCCCGCTCGCCGAGGGCGTGGCGATCGAGCGGCGGCTGTTCCACGCGAGCTTCGACCGCGCCGACCAGACCGAGGGCATGGCGGCCTTCGTCGAGAAGCGCGAGCCGCGGTTCACGCACCGCTAAGCGCGGGGGCGGGATGCCCGACGCGGGCCTTCGCGCCCGCTCGACCCTGATCCTGCACCCGCTCCCGCGTGCCCTCCTGAACCCGTGCGATCGCCGCGGCGGGGAACGCGTTCGCCGTCCGTAAGCCGAAGCTTCCGGAAGCGTCCCCTTCCGGAGCGCGGGAGGGACGAGCCGCCGGGGTGCCGCGACGTTTGCTGTCAGCGCTATGTGCGCTCAAGGCTCCGGAGCCTTGGGCGCACATAGCGTCGGAGGATTCCCTCGCCTCGCCGGCCGTGCCCATCCCGACGTCGCCGCTTCCGGCCCGGCCTCGCGACGACGGCTCCGATCGGCCCCGGCTCCGCCCGAGTCCGCTCGCCCGGCCTCGCCGCAGCGCGGCGTCGCGGGGCGCGCCCGACTACAGCGGCTCGGGCGCCGGCGGCGGCGTCACGAAGTCGCCCGCGCTCTCGCGGAACCGCGCAAGGGTGCGCACGAGCTCGGCCAGCTGCGGCTGCGGGATGCCCGGCTCGGTGAACACCTCGGCGTTGAGCGCCGCGACCGCCGCCTCGCAGAGCGCGCGCCCCGCATCCGTCAGCACCAGCAGGGACGCCCGCCCGTCGCTCGGATGCGGACGGCGCTCGACGAGGCCGTCCCGCTCGAGGCGCTGCACGGTGTGGCTGACGCTCGTCGGGTGCACCTGCAGGCGGGCGGTCGCGCTCGCCATCGGGATCTCGCCGCCCTTCGTGAAGCTCAGCAGCTGCAGCATCTCGTACCGCGCGAAGGAGAGGTCGAAGCGCTTGAGCGCGCCCTCGACGCGGGCGAGCAGCAGCTGGTGCGCCCGCATGACCGAGGTGACGAGGGTCATGCCGTCGGCCGCGTCGTTCCAGCCGTGCGCGAGCCACTGCCGTCGCGCCTCCGCGATCGGGTCGAGGGGGAGCGGGTCGGAGGCCACGGCTCGACTGTAACCCGCG contains these protein-coding regions:
- the mmsB gene encoding 3-hydroxyisobutyrate dehydrogenase, producing the protein MSGPHAGAPAPSPFTGTVAVIGLGHMGGPMAANLAAAGVDVIGFDLVGSALSAAKEAGIRIAAAGEAAVTQADVVITMLPAGRHVLAAYEGGLLAAARPGTLFVDCSTIAVDDARAAAALAVAAGHRALDAPVSGGVVGAEKGTLAFMVGGEAADVAQVLPLLEIMGGRIVHCGGSGLGQAAKVCNNMILGVSMLAVSEAFVLGERLGLDHQALFDVAANASGQCWALSTNCPVPGPVPTSPANRDFAPGFAGALMAKDLGLAVDALDSTGVHAEAGRLAAAAFARFAEGEGAGLDFSAIIDDIRMRGASPSPAAAEHPAPAPPPTAGDLS
- a CDS encoding cytochrome b/b6 domain-containing protein, yielding MSGSSTRPARPAATPSAAARPAARPSGRTPARPGATGRLPRRLLLAIGLALLGLVLVVLLARWFRETPAGLGFLAAYPGEYALPQDAPVGIPAWLAWQHGLNAFFLLLIIRTGLLVRTTNRPAAYWTRANSGPLKTKNPPKRISLELWLHLAVDVLFVLNGVVYLVLLFTTGQWVRIVPTSWEVVPNAASAALQYASLVWPTEDGWVNYNSLQQLAYFSVVFLAAPLAIVTGLRMSGAWPRDAERLNRAFPIEWARALHYPVMLFFAAFIVVHVALVLATGAQRNLNHVYAARNDGSWLGLIIFAVTLALMIGAWFAVRPLVIRPIAALTGKVTRS
- a CDS encoding acyl-CoA dehydrogenase family protein, coding for MHSLTEEQTDLVEMVRDYARTALAPHALEWDRDHFFPVETIKQAGELGFGGIYVAEERGGAGLTRSDAALIFEELAQGDVTIAAYISIHNMVAWMIDAYGDASQQARWVPALASMQHLGSYCLTEPDAGSDAAALATRAVRDGDDYVLTGTKQFISGAGATDVLVVMARTGAAGPSGITAFIVDAHADGIHYGELERKMGWNAQPTRAVTFDGVRVPAVDRLGAEGEGFGIAMSALNGGRLNIAACSIGGAQWALDRAAKHITERRAFGAPLSQQQSLVFTIADMETELQAARLLLRSAAHSLDTGHPDLIAHCAMAKRFATDIAFTAANAALQLHGGYGYLAEYGIEKVVRDLRVHQILEGSNEIMKLIIGRSVLGRVA
- a CDS encoding enoyl-CoA hydratase-related protein, which encodes MTEYATILTERRERVGIITLNRADRLNALNEQTMHDVVAAAEAFDADEGVGAIILTGAGRAFAAGADITEMAGLDRAEAAARDLFAGWDRFAAVRTPTIAAVNGFALGGGCEVAMMCDLIIASEAASFGQPEIGLGVIPGIGGTQRLVRAIGKAKAMDLVLTGRRIDASEAERWGLVSRVVPAESLMDEALTIAAQIAGRSLPALYDATAAIDAAFEGPLAEGVAIERRLFHASFDRADQTEGMAAFVEKREPRFTHR
- a CDS encoding MarR family winged helix-turn-helix transcriptional regulator, whose translation is MASDPLPLDPIAEARRQWLAHGWNDAADGMTLVTSVMRAHQLLLARVEGALKRFDLSFARYEMLQLLSFTKGGEIPMASATARLQVHPTSVSHTVQRLERDGLVERRPHPSDGRASLLVLTDAGRALCEAAVAALNAEVFTEPGIPQPQLAELVRTLARFRESAGDFVTPPPAPEPL
- a CDS encoding enoyl-CoA hydratase/isomerase family protein, with translation MSEPEVLIERRGALGLIALNRPRALNALTHDMVLEIRAALDVWAGHDEVRTVALRGAGEKAFCAGGDIVGLHREATSGDGRAAAAFWRDEYRLNALIASYPKPIVALMHGIVLGGGVGLSAHASHRVVTASTRIGMPETGIGFIPDVGGTWLLSRAPGELGTHLALTAGSVGAGDALALGLADAYLEADRLDALVAALESERADAAVARLSGPAPAAPLLAEQPWIDAAYAGDDPLRVLERLDAAPEPAAQEAAAAIRAKSPTSVGVTLAALRAARGMPDLEHALAAEFRLALRALLAPDFAEGVRAQVIDKDRAPRWSPPTLQSLDPAAAQAAAAPLTAAERERFAVEEWVAA